The proteins below are encoded in one region of Castor canadensis chromosome 6, mCasCan1.hap1v2, whole genome shotgun sequence:
- the Fbxo38 gene encoding F-box only protein 38 isoform X2 has protein sequence MGPRKKSVKTCLMSSEIPEETISDETKDYMNQLSHEVLCHIFRYLPLQDIMCMECLSRKLKEAVTLYLRVVRVVDLCAGRWWEYMPSGFTDSSFLTLLKKMPDVEQLYGLHPRYLERRRVRGHEAFSIPGVLEALQACPNLVGVETSHLELVESIWTYMPHVHILGKFRNRNGAFPIPPENKLKIPIGAKIQTLHLVGVNVPEIPCIPMLRHLYMKWVRLTKPQPFKDFLCISLRTFVMRNCAGPTNSLKYVPLVTGLASARNLEHLEMVRVPFLGGLIQHVVEDSWRSGGFRNLHTIVLGACKNALEVDLGYLIITAARRLHEVRIQPSLTKDGVFSALKMAELEFPQFETLHLGYVDEFLLQSRMANADLVKYGLADVVENPGIITDIGMKAVNEVFSCIKYLAIYNCPHLHNPYNWISDHSRWTRLVDINLVRCHALKLDSFGQFIELLPSLEFISLDQMFREPPKGCARVGLSAGTGIGVSSALVSNQNSNNDNDNNAQNNNANIHDNNHHLPDDSDEENDFRQDLQPGEQQFAADALNEMEDMVQEDGEVVAESGSDTPAYSQAVIPVDVDEEQAGPSGLQRVVKPTPITVHDSESDDEEDSLELQEVWIPKNGARRYCEREEKTGDSVQSRELSVSGKGKTPLRKRYNSHQMGQSKQFPLEESSCEKGCQVTSEQIKADMKAARDIPEKKKNKDVYPNCSSTTASTVGNSSSHSTASQSPDFVRTVTSGGSSEPSPTEVDVSRQCVCSPGGSEDSEAMEEGDAESSVCPRCCCHRPQESQRRTSRCSDEERPSTSRACVVNGPDGTRSAFSFRTLPQGGSSGPAHDERTNGSGSGATGEDRRGSSQPESCDVQSNEDYPRRPLTRARSRLSHVPLVSESEVAKTKPRHAMKRKRTADKSTSTSDPVIEDDHVQVLVLKSKNLVGVTMTNCGITDLVLKDCPKMMFIHATRCRVLKHLKVENAPIVNRFDYAQCKKLNMDQVLDQILRMPPERNRIIYLRPMQQVDTLTLEQKLFSGPYPYHICIIHEFSNPPNVRNKVRIRNWMDTIANINQELIKYEFFPEATRSEEDLKKYPKYPWGREIYTLEGVVDGAPYSMISDFPWLRSLRAAEPNSFARYDFEDDEESTIYAPRRKGQLSADICMETIGEEISEMRQMKKGVFQRVVAIFIHYCDVNGEPVEDDYI, from the exons GTACCTCCCTCTACAGGATATCATGtgtatggaatgtctttcccgGAAGCTAAAGGAGGCAGTGACTCTGTATTTGAGAGTTGTAAGGGTTGTGGACCTCTGTGCAGGGCGGTGGTGGGAATACATGCCAAGTG GTTTCACAGATTCCAGTTTTCTAACACTTTTGAAGAAGATGCCAGACGTTGAACAGCTATATGGTCTTCACCCTCGATACCTTGAGAGACGAAGAGTAAGGGGCCATGAGGCTTTTAGCATTCCAGGAGTCTTAGAAGCTTTACAGGCATGCCCAAATTTGGTG GGTGTGGAAACATCTCATTTGGAGTTGGTAGAATCCATTTGGACATACATGCCACATGTTCATATTTTGGGGAAGTTTCGTAATCGTAATGGAGCATTTCCAATTCCTcctgaaaataaactgaaaattccTATAGGAGCCAAAATTCAAACTTTACATTTAGTTG GAGTGAATGTTCCTGAAATTCCTTGTATCCCAATGCTAAGGCACCTTTATATGAAGTGGGTAAGACTTACTAAACCACAGCCGTTTAAAGACTTTCTTTGCATCAGCTTACGAACATTTGTCATGAGGAACTGTGCAG gaCCCACAAATTCCTTGAAATATGTCCCACTAGTAACAGGCTTAGCTTCTGCTCGAAACTTGGAACACTTAGAAATGGTTCGCGTTCCTTTCCTTGGAGGTCTTATCCAACATGTAGTTGAAGACAGTTGGAGATcag GTGGTTTTAGAAATTTGCACACTATTGTTTTGGGAGCTTGCAAAAATGCTCTGGAAGTAGACCTTGGTTACCTCATTATCACTGCTGCCCGTAG GTTACATGAAGTTCGGATTCAGCCTTCCCTAACCAAAGATGGTGTATTTTCCGCTCTAAAGATGGCAGAATTGGAGTTCCCTCAATTTGAAACCCTTCACCTGGGATACGTAGATGAGTTTTTGCTACAGA GCAGAATGGCTAATGCAGATTTAGTGAAGTATGGTTTGGCTGATGTGGTAGAAAATCCTGGTATCATCACTGATATAGGGATGAAGGCAGTCAATGAAGTTTTCTCCTGTATCAAATATCTGGCAATTTATAATTGCCCCCATCTACATAACCCCTACAATTGGATCTCAG ACCACTCTAGGTGGACTCGATTAGTTGATATCAACCTTGTGCGGTGCCATGCTTTGAAGCTGGACTCCTTTGGCCAGTTTATTGAATTGTTGCCCAGCCTGGAGTTTATTTCACTGGACCAGATGTTTCGTGAGCCACCCAAG GGCTGTGCACGAGTTGGTCTGAGTGCAGGCACAGGAATCGGGGTTTCCTCAGCCCTTGTTAGCAACCAGAACTCCAACAATGACAATGATAATAATGCCCAGAATAACAATGCCAACATCCATGACAACAACCACCATCTCCCTGATGattcagatgaggaaaatgactTTCGTCAAGACTTACAACCAGGAGAGCAGCAATTTGCAGCCGATG caCTGAATGAGATGGAAGACATGGTGCAAGAAGATGGAGAGGTGGTGGCTGAGAGTGGAAGTGACACACCAGCTTACAGTCAGGCAGTTATTCCTGTGGATGTTGATGAGGAACAAGCAG gaCCTAGTGGTCTTCAGCGTGTGGTAAAACCAACCCCAATTACTGTTCATGATTCAGAGAGTGATGACGAGGAAGATAGTCTAGAACTCCAAGAAGTCTGGATTCCTAAGAATGGTGCTCGGCGTTACTGTGAACGGGAAGAAAAAACTGGAGATTCAGTGCAGTCCAGGGAACTGTCAG TAAGTGGAAAAGGCAAGACTCCACTTCGAAAGAGGTACAACTCCCATCAGATGGGCCAGTCGAAGCAGTTTCCCCTCGAGGAAAGCAGCTGTGAGAAAGGCTGTCAGGTCACCAGTGAGCAGATCAAAGCCGATATGAAAGCAGCTAGGGATattcctgaaaagaaaaaaaacaaggatgTTTATCCCAACTGCAGCAGCACCACCGCCAGCACAGTGGGAAACTCCAGCTCACACAGCACTGCTTCTCAGAGCCCCGACTTTGTAAGGACGGTGACCAGCGGCGGCTCTTCCGAGCCTAGCCCTACAGAAGTGGATGTGTCCAGGCAGTGTGTCTGCTCCCCCGGTGGGTCAGAGGACTCTGAGGCCATGGAGGAGGGAGATGCAGAGAGTTCTGTCTGCCCCAGATGCTGCTGTCACAGGCCCCAGGAATCCCAAAGGAGAACTAGCAGGTGTTCTGATGAGGAACGTCCTTCAACCAGCCGAGCCTGTGTTGTGAATGGCCCGGATGGTACGAGATCAGCCTTTTCCTTTAGGACTCTGCCACAAGGGGGGTCTTCAGGCCCAGCACATGATGAGAGGACTAATGGGAGTGGCTCTGGGGCTACAGGTGAGGACAGGAGGGGGAGCTCCCAGCCTGAGAGTTGTGACGTGCAGTCTAATGAAGACTATCCTCGGAGGCCCCTAACCAGGGCCAGGAGCAGACTGTCCCATGTACCGCTGGTATCTGAGTCAG aggTTGCCAAAACAAAGCCACGTCATGCCATGAAACGGAAGCGGACAGCAGATAAATCCACCAGTACCAGTGATCCTGTAATTGAGGATGACCATGTACAG GTTCTTGTATTAAAATCCAAAAATCTTGTTGGAGTCACTATGACCAATTGTGGAATCACAGATCTAGTGCTGAAGGACTGTCCCAAGATGATGTTCATCCATG ctaCCAGGTGCAGGGTTCTGAAACATTTAAAGGTTGAAAATGCACCAATTGTAAACCGATTCGACTATGCACAGTGCAAGAAACTGAATATGGATCAGGTACTAGACCAGATACTAAGAATGCCTCCTGAGAGAAACCGCATCATATACCTACGCCCAATGCAGCAG GTGGACACACTAACTTTAGAGCAGAAACTGTTTAGTGGCCCCTATCCCTATCACATCTGTATCATCCATGAATTCAGTAATCCTCCCAATGTGCGGAACAAGGTGCGCATTCGCAATTGGATGGACACCATAGCAAACATCAATCA AGAACTCATTAAGTATGAATTTTTCCCTGAAGCCACTCGAAGTGAAGAAGACTTAAAGAAGTATCCCAAGTACCCCTGGGGAAGAGAAATCTATACTTTAGAGG GTGTTGTGGATGGAGCTCCATATTCCATGATTTCTGACTTCCCTTGGCTGAGGTCACTACGGGCAGCAGAGCCCAACAGCTTTGCCCGATATGACTTTGAAGACGATGAAGAAA GTACCATCTATGCGCCTCGAAGGAAGGGACAGCTCTCTGCAGACATCTGTATGGAAACTATAGGAGAGGAGATCTCAGAGATGCGTCAGATGAAGAAGGGTGTGTTTCAGAGAGTAGTGGCAATTTTTATTCACTATTGCGATGTCAATGGAGAGCCAGTTGAGGATGACTACATTTGA